From Helicobacter sp. MIT 05-5293, one genomic window encodes:
- the metF gene encoding methylenetetrahydrofolate reductase [NAD(P)H] — MSEPKPCFSLEVFPPRNTDDSRKIYEVLEDLSHLQPDFINVTYGAGGSKNSDKTLEIVSLIQNHYHIKAIVHLPCIHKSQEEVLDFLDSCTKIGVKDILALRGDKVENAPVSKDFTYASDLVRFIESHKAFKFEIYGACYPEKHSQALDWVSDMKALKIKVDAGVSRLFTQLFLDNDDFYAFKEKCALVGINVPIHAGIMPIINVAQARKITAMCGSKIPPKFERILQKYADKPKMMCEAGTAYAVDQIVDLLTRGVDGIHLYVLNNASVARKIYESIHCLLGRSS, encoded by the coding sequence ATGAGTGAGCCAAAGCCTTGTTTTTCATTGGAGGTTTTTCCTCCAAGAAATACAGATGATTCTCGTAAAATTTATGAAGTTTTAGAGGATTTAAGCCATCTCCAGCCGGATTTTATTAATGTTACTTATGGCGCGGGCGGTTCAAAAAATAGTGATAAAACGCTTGAAATTGTCTCGCTCATTCAGAATCATTATCACATTAAAGCTATTGTGCATCTTCCTTGTATTCATAAAAGCCAAGAGGAAGTTTTGGATTTTTTAGATTCTTGCACAAAAATAGGCGTGAAAGATATTTTAGCCTTGCGTGGGGATAAAGTGGAAAATGCACCTGTGAGCAAGGACTTTACTTATGCGAGTGATTTGGTGCGTTTTATAGAATCTCACAAAGCCTTTAAATTTGAGATATATGGGGCATGTTATCCTGAAAAACACAGCCAAGCACTTGATTGGGTAAGCGATATGAAAGCTTTAAAAATCAAAGTCGATGCGGGAGTGAGCCGACTTTTTACACAATTATTTTTGGATAATGATGATTTTTATGCGTTTAAAGAAAAATGCGCTTTAGTAGGTATCAATGTCCCTATACACGCGGGTATTATGCCGATTATCAATGTTGCTCAAGCGCGTAAAATCACAGCAATGTGTGGGTCAAAAATCCCTCCAAAATTTGAGAGAATCTTGCAAAAATATGCCGATAAGCCTAAAATGATGTGTGAAGCAGGCACGGCTTACGCAGTGGATCAAATCGTGGATTTGCTTACAAGGGGCGTTGATGGGATTCATTTGTATGTGTTAAATAATGCTTCTGTGGCGCGAAAAATCTATGAATCAATACATTGTTTATTGGGACGCTCTAGCTGA
- the mnmA gene encoding tRNA 2-thiouridine(34) synthase MnmA → MKVGLLMSGGVDSSYCAYLLQSQGYEVQGFYLKLHNKEKKHQIYIQNCHDVAKHLGIAFEVIDAQKEFHQEVYQNFIQAYKEGQTPNPCAICNPLIKFGLGLQKAREYGCERIATGHYARIKEIYGIKRIAKAIDERKDQSYFLYALSQDAIDSIIFPLGELIKEDIKKTALTLLPFLGTLQTYKESQEICFVENSYIDILKQYEQVDNEGIVRNSKGEIIGKHKGYMHYTIGKRKGFNVFHSHEPHYVKQINPQINEIIVGNKEELAVSSVRALNKSLPKQFSQKTYDVKVRYRSVPTKAEITIDGDYINATLLQPAYGVAKGQALVVYEGDCVLGGGVIV, encoded by the coding sequence TTGAAAGTCGGATTATTAATGAGCGGTGGGGTAGATAGCTCTTATTGCGCATATTTATTACAATCTCAAGGTTACGAAGTGCAAGGATTCTATCTGAAGCTTCATAATAAGGAAAAAAAGCATCAAATCTATATCCAAAATTGCCACGATGTCGCAAAACATTTAGGAATCGCTTTTGAAGTCATTGACGCACAAAAAGAATTTCATCAAGAAGTGTATCAAAATTTTATCCAAGCTTACAAAGAAGGGCAGACACCCAACCCTTGCGCAATTTGCAATCCTTTGATTAAATTTGGCTTAGGACTTCAAAAGGCGCGAGAATACGGCTGTGAGCGCATCGCTACAGGGCATTATGCACGGATTAAAGAAATTTATGGCATCAAGCGCATTGCCAAAGCAATCGATGAGCGCAAAGACCAAAGCTATTTCCTTTATGCGCTCTCTCAAGATGCGATTGATTCTATCATTTTCCCACTAGGTGAGCTAATCAAAGAAGATATTAAAAAAACCGCCCTTACATTGCTGCCATTTTTAGGGACACTACAAACCTATAAAGAATCACAAGAAATTTGCTTCGTAGAAAATAGTTACATTGATATTTTAAAGCAATACGAACAAGTCGATAATGAGGGTATTGTGCGTAATAGCAAAGGAGAAATCATAGGCAAACATAAAGGCTATATGCACTATACGATTGGCAAACGCAAAGGATTCAATGTCTTTCATTCACATGAGCCTCACTATGTCAAACAAATCAATCCCCAAATCAATGAAATTATCGTAGGGAATAAAGAAGAATTAGCAGTTTCTTCAGTCAGAGCGTTAAACAAAAGTTTGCCCAAACAATTTAGCCAAAAAACCTATGATGTCAAAGTGCGCTATCGCAGTGTGCCTACAAAGGCTGAAATCACTATTGATGGAGACTATATTAACGCTACTCTTTTGCAACCCGCCTATGGTGTCGCAAAAGGACAAGCTTTAGTCGTTTATGAAGGAGATTGTGTATTAGGCGGTGGGGTGATTGTCTGA
- a CDS encoding ATP phosphoribosyltransferase regulatory subunit produces the protein MTLILEHELPQGSKLYFDTSAKLKRDIESLAVEYLYQNDYKEIVTPIFTFLEHQEDFSNRQLLRLSGESNHQIGLRYDTTFDAMRIITKRIAHSSEHKKWFYVQPVFSYPTTEIHQIGAEHLGSDSLSPVMCLGASIMTALKLKPFLQISNMKIPLLCAKHSGVDIESFAALKIEELLQMDSYIAQLVRVSSKDELKEAIKKAPAFLKNELERLLECASYCEYENTLFSPLACAPNSYYGDLFFKMFINNATLLQGGKYSIGKQSSCGFAIYTDEVVEYLLLNNISIK, from the coding sequence ATGACATTGATTCTAGAACATGAATTACCACAAGGAAGCAAACTTTATTTTGACACATCAGCGAAGTTAAAACGCGATATAGAATCGTTGGCTGTGGAATACCTCTATCAAAATGACTATAAAGAAATTGTAACGCCAATTTTTACCTTTTTGGAGCATCAAGAGGATTTTTCTAATCGTCAGCTTTTGCGTTTAAGCGGAGAGAGTAATCACCAAATTGGATTGCGCTATGACACGACTTTTGATGCAATGCGTATTATCACAAAACGCATTGCACATAGCAGTGAGCACAAAAAGTGGTTTTATGTCCAGCCTGTATTTAGCTATCCGACAACAGAGATTCACCAAATTGGTGCGGAACATTTAGGGAGTGATAGTCTTTCGCCCGTAATGTGCTTGGGCGCGAGTATTATGACGGCACTAAAGCTCAAACCATTTCTGCAAATCTCTAATATGAAGATCCCTCTTTTGTGTGCTAAACATAGTGGCGTGGATATAGAATCTTTTGCCGCACTCAAGATTGAAGAGCTTTTGCAAATGGATAGCTATATCGCACAACTTGTGCGTGTGAGCAGTAAAGATGAGCTCAAAGAGGCGATCAAAAAAGCTCCTGCATTTTTAAAAAATGAGCTAGAGCGTTTGTTGGAATGTGCAAGTTATTGTGAGTATGAAAATACCTTATTTTCACCTTTAGCTTGCGCACCCAACTCGTATTATGGTGATTTGTTTTTTAAAATGTTTATCAATAATGCGACTTTATTGCAGGGTGGAAAATACAGCATCGGTAAGCAGTCTTCATGTGGGTTTGCGATTTACACCGATGAGGTCGTAGAGTATTTGTTGTTAAATAATATTTCAATAAAGTAG
- a CDS encoding adenylosuccinate synthase encodes MADLIVGIQWGDEGKGKVVDSLAGQYDYVVRYQGGHNAGHTIVVGSRKVALHLLPSGILYPHCKNIIGNGVVIDPWALAEEMQSFENLQGRLFVSDKAHLILPYHILLDQAKEKNKQRAIGTTGKGIGPCYGDKILRNGIRVMDLKNLEVMKTKIAHILQELGYVEKLYGIELPSVDSIMQKIESVRPSIMPFIADSTQILWKAQEKGEKILCEGAQGSMLDVDHGTYPFVTSSTTIAAGACSGSGLSPKSLKNIIGVAKAYCTRVGNGVFPTEEEGEVGEWLRQKGGEFGTTTGRARRCGWFDSVAVKYACGLNGCDSLSIMKLDVLDGLERVKVCVAYEYEGKRIDYIPTDYNNVKPIYQEFEGWEKTCGVRSFDSLPSKAQDYIKALEEITKVKISMISTSPQRDDIIMR; translated from the coding sequence ATGGCAGACTTGATTGTCGGAATACAATGGGGCGATGAGGGCAAAGGCAAGGTCGTAGATTCCCTAGCTGGACAATATGACTATGTAGTGCGTTATCAAGGTGGGCATAATGCGGGGCATACGATTGTTGTAGGTTCGCGAAAAGTCGCTTTGCATCTTTTACCATCAGGGATTTTATACCCACATTGTAAAAATATTATCGGTAATGGTGTAGTGATCGATCCTTGGGCATTAGCTGAAGAGATGCAATCATTTGAGAATCTGCAAGGGCGATTGTTTGTGAGTGATAAAGCTCACCTTATTTTGCCTTATCATATTCTACTTGATCAAGCCAAAGAAAAAAACAAACAACGAGCTATTGGCACGACAGGCAAAGGGATAGGTCCTTGCTATGGGGATAAGATTTTGCGCAATGGCATTAGAGTAATGGATTTAAAAAATCTTGAGGTCATGAAGACAAAAATCGCACATATCTTACAAGAGCTTGGCTATGTTGAAAAACTCTATGGGATAGAATTGCCAAGTGTGGATTCTATTATGCAAAAAATAGAATCTGTGCGCCCTTCTATTATGCCTTTTATTGCAGACAGCACGCAGATTCTATGGAAAGCACAAGAAAAGGGAGAAAAAATATTGTGTGAGGGTGCGCAGGGCAGTATGCTTGATGTGGATCACGGCACTTATCCTTTTGTAACAAGCTCTACAACGATTGCCGCAGGTGCGTGCAGTGGGAGCGGACTTAGCCCTAAGAGCTTGAAGAATATTATTGGCGTGGCGAAAGCCTATTGCACACGCGTGGGTAATGGTGTGTTTCCTACAGAAGAAGAGGGAGAAGTAGGCGAATGGCTACGACAAAAAGGCGGAGAATTTGGCACAACTACAGGCAGAGCAAGGAGATGCGGGTGGTTTGATTCTGTGGCAGTGAAGTATGCGTGTGGATTAAATGGTTGTGATAGCCTAAGTATTATGAAACTTGATGTGCTTGATGGATTGGAGCGCGTGAAAGTCTGTGTAGCGTATGAATATGAAGGTAAAAGGATTGATTATATCCCTACAGATTATAACAATGTCAAGCCTATTTATCAAGAATTTGAGGGCTGGGAGAAAACTTGCGGTGTGAGGAGTTTTGACTCATTGCCTTCAAAAGCGCAAGATTATATTAAGGCTCTTGAAGAGATAACTAAAGTGAAAATCTCAATGATTTCGACAAGCCCACAACGAGATGACATAATCATGCGGTAA
- a CDS encoding flagellar export protein FliJ, with protein MKTKFSAIVDLRKKDMQKCEREIMQNENRIADKHSQIAHLNQSFEKLQIPQNGSFDCFQAFEISKRAILYEIEIAMQELQDLQNTKSALQERYKHLNIEYEKIKFLDKKVQDEVIKELKYREKIESDEIATMLYNNTLGGIV; from the coding sequence ATGAAAACAAAATTCAGTGCGATTGTGGATTTGCGTAAAAAAGATATGCAAAAATGTGAGCGTGAAATTATGCAAAATGAAAACAGAATTGCCGATAAACACAGCCAAATTGCACATTTGAATCAATCATTTGAAAAGTTACAAATCCCACAAAATGGTTCTTTTGATTGTTTTCAAGCGTTTGAAATATCCAAAAGGGCGATTTTGTATGAAATTGAGATTGCGATGCAAGAGCTTCAAGACTTGCAAAACACGAAGAGTGCTTTACAAGAGCGATATAAGCACTTAAATATTGAGTATGAAAAAATCAAATTCCTTGATAAAAAAGTGCAAGATGAAGTGATCAAAGAGCTTAAATATCGTGAAAAAATAGAAAGTGATGAGATTGCTACGATGCTTTATAACAATACGCTAGGAGGGATTGTATGA
- a CDS encoding pdp protein has product MKKIILLIGVTSFLWGVDSHLLDCSIIFETRKDEIKAQLDEIDERQQALQVLQNATQVLLDEKQRQLQAKEAEIDQKILVFAQEQEKAQADIDEKNKQNTQALEEKEQAILNLIAQNEEILAQIKEVKDDKIIKAYQGMKEAKAAAILAGMPESEAVDILSKMEVKDITKILGKMDDQKAATITSALRAVEPNRLEDSAASSAPLPNQEKSDDEDIAQDVQEPQDMSENEDSQDEETDSQSTQEDSPDTQQNPQDNNAL; this is encoded by the coding sequence ATGAAAAAAATCATTCTACTTATTGGCGTAACAAGCTTTTTGTGGGGGGTAGATTCTCATTTGTTGGATTGTAGTATTATTTTTGAAACGCGCAAAGATGAGATAAAAGCCCAGCTTGATGAGATTGATGAGCGTCAGCAGGCTTTACAAGTGCTGCAAAATGCTACACAAGTTCTTCTTGATGAGAAACAAAGACAATTGCAAGCAAAAGAAGCAGAGATTGATCAAAAGATTCTTGTTTTTGCTCAAGAACAAGAGAAAGCTCAAGCTGATATTGACGAAAAAAATAAACAAAACACTCAAGCCCTAGAAGAAAAAGAACAAGCAATTTTGAATCTGATTGCGCAAAATGAGGAGATTCTCGCGCAAATCAAAGAAGTCAAAGATGATAAGATTATTAAGGCTTATCAAGGAATGAAAGAGGCTAAGGCTGCGGCTATTTTGGCGGGTATGCCTGAATCTGAAGCTGTGGATATTCTTTCAAAAATGGAAGTAAAAGATATAACAAAAATTTTAGGCAAAATGGACGATCAAAAAGCTGCGACAATCACTTCTGCACTTCGCGCCGTAGAGCCTAATCGTCTTGAAGATTCTGCAGCTTCGTCTGCTCCTTTGCCCAATCAAGAAAAGTCTGATGATGAAGACATCGCACAAGATGTGCAAGAACCTCAAGATATGTCTGAAAACGAAGATTCTCAAGATGAAGAGACAGATAGTCAATCAACTCAAGAAGACTCACCAGACACACAACAAAATCCACAAGATAATAACGCTTTATAG
- a CDS encoding heme-binding protein produces MKMLIKLVVLTAIAFVYAQGGEIKYASKVKSLYKEGDDKVVGRLLPTAKVEVLEQKNNKVLLRIKGYTQADAQVALYYAPNRRILNAGFSKNSGVVFNRIESFKESESKQEWNLASVDLWSDNVDLVDKVEPLYQEAQELFANCSICHALHPPKEFSANAWPSVVKSMKSRVGLDSDQEYLLSQYLQKNAKDMPKEK; encoded by the coding sequence ATGAAAATGCTTATTAAACTCGTTGTGCTGACAGCAATAGCATTTGTGTATGCACAAGGAGGGGAAATCAAATATGCTTCTAAGGTCAAATCGCTTTACAAAGAAGGCGATGATAAGGTCGTGGGGAGGCTTTTACCCACCGCTAAGGTAGAAGTATTAGAACAAAAAAACAACAAAGTGCTTTTGCGTATCAAGGGTTACACGCAAGCAGACGCGCAAGTCGCATTGTATTACGCACCCAATCGGCGGATTCTCAACGCTGGATTCTCTAAAAATTCTGGAGTGGTCTTTAATCGTATAGAATCTTTTAAAGAGAGTGAGAGCAAACAAGAATGGAATCTTGCAAGTGTGGATTTGTGGAGTGATAATGTGGATTTGGTCGATAAGGTTGAGCCACTTTATCAGGAAGCGCAAGAGCTTTTTGCAAATTGCTCAATTTGCCATGCTTTGCACCCACCAAAGGAATTTAGCGCAAATGCGTGGCCAAGTGTGGTCAAATCAATGAAAAGTCGCGTAGGGCTTGATAGTGATCAAGAGTATTTACTTTCTCAATACCTACAAAAAAATGCTAAAGATATGCCTAAAGAAAAATAA
- a CDS encoding molybdopterin guanine dinucleotide-containing S/N-oxide reductase, translating into MNPINRRQVLQAMGKGLAIFALVPFVGCDNQSKKTAIESGVKSFSENLVLDGEVITGAHWGVLKATIKEGKIVSSTNALDNAMPNPLHSTIPDLVYSPTRIKYPMVRKSYLENPDNPKPELRGDDEWVRVSYDDAIALIAKELKKTYKQKGKEGVFAGSYGWKSSGNLHNARILLQRFMGMAGGYVGVTGDYSTGASQVIMPYVVGSIEVYEQQTSFPSVLDHTQVVVIWGADPMVTLRNAWTLNEGTGLDFFKKLKESGKKIISIDPVRNMTCDYLGAEWIAPLPNTDVALMLGIMHTMLKNNQYDKDFIENYTQGFERFKAYLLGESDGVVKDSLWASHICGISKAKIESLAELFVGNRTMLMSGWGMQRAHHGEQAHWSLVTLACMIGQIGLPGGGFGLSYHYSNGGSPTATAPVVGGMNLGNVSNGGAEWLMQGSDNNFPLARIADALLHPGKTIDHNGKKITYTDIDFIYWVGGNPIVHHQDTNTFLKAWQKPRTIVVNEIYWTPTARYADIVMPITTSYERNDISMSGDYSNLHIVPMKQLVEKQFEAVDDYQVFCDLAKAFNVYDRFSEGKNEMQWLKEFYNQALSQSQGLMLELPDFESFWKANAPLKFEIPSESEEFVRYGDFREDPILNPLGTDSGLIEIYSHTIEKYNYKDCPAHPTWLEPIEWLGMENKPAEFALITSHPAYRLHSQLANTSLRKEYAIADKEPIWINAKDAQEKGIKTGDVVSVSNARGEVLAGAFVTDSIRRGVVRLCEGAWYDPQEHGKIGSPCKNGSSNVLTLDIPTSALANGNIAHTALVNIKKYEGEVKPVDIFIPPEGA; encoded by the coding sequence ATGAATCCAATCAATAGACGACAAGTGCTTCAAGCAATGGGGAAAGGTTTAGCGATATTTGCCCTTGTGCCTTTTGTGGGCTGTGATAATCAAAGTAAAAAGACAGCCATAGAATCTGGTGTCAAGAGTTTTAGCGAGAATCTTGTGCTTGATGGAGAGGTTATCACAGGGGCTCATTGGGGAGTATTAAAAGCGACAATTAAAGAAGGGAAAATCGTCTCAAGCACTAATGCGCTTGATAATGCAATGCCTAATCCTTTGCACAGCACGATTCCGGATTTGGTGTATTCACCCACACGCATAAAGTATCCTATGGTTAGAAAATCATACCTTGAGAATCCTGATAATCCAAAACCCGAATTGCGGGGCGATGATGAATGGGTAAGGGTGAGTTATGATGATGCAATTGCATTGATTGCTAAGGAATTGAAAAAGACTTACAAACAAAAGGGTAAAGAGGGCGTATTTGCGGGTTCTTATGGTTGGAAAAGTAGCGGGAATCTTCACAATGCGAGAATCTTATTGCAGCGATTCATGGGAATGGCTGGCGGTTATGTGGGTGTAACAGGGGATTATTCTACGGGTGCTTCACAGGTGATTATGCCTTATGTCGTGGGAAGTATTGAAGTGTATGAACAACAAACTTCTTTTCCTTCAGTATTAGATCATACACAGGTAGTAGTCATTTGGGGTGCTGATCCAATGGTAACATTGCGCAATGCTTGGACGCTTAATGAAGGCACGGGGCTTGATTTTTTCAAGAAACTTAAAGAATCTGGCAAGAAAATTATCAGTATTGATCCAGTGCGAAATATGACTTGTGATTATTTGGGTGCAGAGTGGATTGCTCCTTTGCCTAATACAGATGTGGCATTGATGCTTGGTATTATGCACACCATGCTTAAAAATAATCAATACGATAAAGATTTTATAGAAAATTACACGCAAGGCTTTGAACGTTTTAAGGCTTATTTGCTAGGAGAAAGCGATGGCGTAGTGAAAGATTCTCTATGGGCAAGTCATATTTGTGGTATTTCAAAGGCAAAGATAGAATCTTTAGCAGAACTTTTTGTTGGAAATCGCACGATGTTAATGTCTGGTTGGGGTATGCAAAGGGCTCATCATGGTGAGCAGGCTCATTGGAGTTTGGTAACGCTTGCTTGTATGATAGGACAGATTGGGCTACCCGGTGGCGGATTTGGGCTAAGCTATCATTATAGCAATGGCGGCTCGCCTACAGCGACTGCTCCTGTGGTCGGAGGTATGAATCTAGGCAATGTGAGCAATGGAGGAGCAGAGTGGTTGATGCAAGGAAGTGATAATAACTTCCCCTTAGCTCGTATTGCTGATGCACTATTACACCCGGGTAAAACAATCGATCATAATGGTAAAAAAATTACCTATACAGATATTGATTTCATTTATTGGGTAGGTGGCAATCCGATTGTGCATCATCAAGATACAAATACTTTTCTTAAGGCATGGCAAAAGCCCCGCACAATTGTTGTCAATGAGATTTATTGGACGCCTACTGCGCGTTATGCTGACATCGTGATGCCTATTACGACAAGTTATGAACGCAATGATATTTCTATGAGTGGGGATTATTCGAATCTGCATATTGTGCCTATGAAACAGCTTGTAGAAAAGCAATTTGAAGCTGTTGATGATTATCAAGTTTTTTGTGATTTAGCAAAGGCTTTTAATGTCTATGACAGATTCAGTGAGGGCAAAAATGAAATGCAGTGGCTGAAAGAGTTTTATAATCAAGCCCTTAGCCAATCTCAAGGGTTGATGCTTGAATTACCGGATTTTGAGAGTTTTTGGAAGGCAAATGCACCGCTGAAGTTTGAAATCCCTTCAGAATCTGAAGAATTTGTGCGCTATGGGGATTTTAGAGAAGATCCGATTTTAAATCCGCTCGGCACAGATTCTGGTTTGATTGAAATTTACTCTCATACTATTGAAAAATACAATTATAAAGATTGCCCTGCACACCCTACTTGGCTTGAACCTATCGAATGGCTAGGTATGGAGAACAAACCTGCAGAATTTGCTCTTATCACTTCTCACCCTGCATATCGGCTGCATTCTCAACTCGCCAATACCTCTTTGCGCAAGGAATATGCAATTGCTGATAAAGAGCCTATTTGGATTAATGCCAAAGACGCACAAGAAAAAGGTATTAAGACGGGTGATGTTGTGAGTGTGAGCAATGCGCGAGGAGAAGTCTTAGCTGGGGCTTTTGTAACAGATTCTATCAGAAGAGGCGTGGTGCGTTTGTGTGAAGGCGCATGGTATGATCCACAAGAGCATGGCAAGATTGGTAGTCCTTGTAAGAATGGCTCATCTAATGTCCTTACGCTTGATATACCTACTTCTGCGCTTGCTAATGGCAATATTGCCCATACTGCACTTGTGAATATTAAAAAATACGAAGGAGAAGTAAAACCGGTAGATATTTTTATCCCACCTGAAGGCGCGTAA
- the aroQ gene encoding type II 3-dehydroquinate dehydratase yields the protein MKILVIQGPNLNILGHREPHIYGNFTLDQIHQNLQAQAQQNNAELEFFQSNFEGEIIDKLQECIGGEYVGVIINPAAFSHTSIAIADAIASCGVPVIEVHISNIHAREKFRAHSYTGAVSAGVITGFGAFSYHLALMGILQIASEIAALKAQQAQQSQQAVKP from the coding sequence ATGAAAATCTTAGTTATTCAAGGACCAAATCTTAATATTCTCGGACATCGTGAGCCTCATATTTATGGTAATTTTACGCTTGATCAGATTCATCAGAATCTTCAGGCACAGGCACAACAAAATAATGCTGAATTGGAATTTTTTCAAAGCAATTTTGAGGGAGAGATTATCGATAAACTTCAAGAATGTATCGGTGGAGAATATGTCGGTGTTATTATCAATCCCGCCGCATTTTCGCATACTTCTATTGCTATTGCTGATGCGATTGCGAGCTGCGGTGTTCCTGTGATTGAAGTGCATATCAGCAATATTCATGCGCGAGAAAAGTTTAGAGCGCATAGCTATACTGGTGCCGTAAGTGCGGGTGTTATTACGGGATTTGGAGCATTTAGCTATCATTTGGCTTTGATGGGAATCTTACAGATTGCAAGTGAAATCGCTGCTCTTAAGGCTCAACAAGCCCAACAATCTCAACAAGCTGTCAAACCTTAA
- a CDS encoding M24 family metallopeptidase: MKAYLTFSQSAQYYECGFSCDNAVVVRVDEARFFITDSRYTLEAKESSYSGVEVIESRDFIQSIQGIVNRFKLKEIAFDSQEVNVDFYQKLYAGLEAFKCSLDAQANFHQKLRIIKTKEEIELIRQSQKLNKKAFKNFAKYLEKALKDAPNEQELHYEAIKHLTYKGKYALSFEPIVGINANAAKPHALPSIKCRLYKNDLLLFDAGIKYKRYCSDMTRTALIKSEINFSKDQKFKDKQRMQIYDIVRKAQENVIKNARSGMSGKQIDSLAREVIEKNGYGKYFIHSTGHGVGLDIHELPRISRISDEIVQDGMVFSVEPGIYLPNAFGVRIEDIVVMKNGRAEVL; the protein is encoded by the coding sequence ATGAAAGCATATCTTACTTTTAGTCAAAGTGCTCAATACTATGAGTGTGGATTTAGCTGTGATAATGCCGTTGTGGTGCGGGTAGATGAGGCGAGATTTTTTATCACAGATTCTCGTTATACTTTAGAGGCAAAAGAATCTAGCTATTCGGGTGTGGAAGTCATCGAATCAAGGGATTTTATCCAAAGTATTCAAGGCATCGTCAATCGTTTTAAGCTTAAAGAAATTGCATTTGATTCACAAGAAGTCAATGTTGATTTTTATCAGAAGCTTTACGCGGGATTAGAGGCATTTAAGTGTAGTCTTGATGCGCAAGCAAATTTTCATCAAAAACTTCGCATCATTAAGACAAAAGAAGAAATCGAGCTTATTCGTCAATCACAAAAGCTCAACAAAAAAGCTTTTAAAAATTTTGCCAAATATCTTGAAAAAGCATTAAAAGATGCTCCTAATGAGCAAGAATTGCATTATGAAGCGATTAAACACTTGACCTACAAAGGAAAATATGCCTTGAGTTTTGAGCCTATTGTCGGCATTAATGCGAATGCTGCTAAGCCTCACGCATTGCCATCAATCAAGTGTAGATTGTATAAGAATGATTTGCTACTTTTTGATGCAGGAATCAAATACAAACGCTATTGTTCGGATATGACACGCACAGCTTTGATAAAAAGTGAAATAAACTTTAGTAAAGATCAAAAGTTTAAAGACAAGCAACGCATGCAGATTTATGATATTGTCCGAAAAGCACAAGAAAATGTCATCAAAAATGCGCGTAGTGGAATGAGTGGGAAACAAATAGATTCTCTAGCGCGAGAAGTCATCGAAAAAAATGGCTATGGAAAATATTTTATCCACAGCACAGGACATGGGGTAGGGCTTGATATACATGAATTACCGCGTATTTCGCGCATAAGTGATGAAATCGTGCAAGATGGTATGGTGTTTTCAGTCGAACCCGGTATTTATTTGCCTAACGCCTTTGGTGTGCGCATTGAAGATATTGTCGTAATGAAAAACGGACGAGCGGAAGTTTTGTGA